The following are from one region of the Bacteroidota bacterium genome:
- a CDS encoding chloride channel protein — protein sequence MTKSVTESTVLFLSIIKWVFLATIAGVIVGGAVTVFLKTLTWSTGLGSQHPDLFWLLPVSLFLSALLVKYLAPDAEGHGTEKVIQAIHKRAGKIPVVVVPVKLVATIVTLATGGSAGKEGPCAQIGAGLTSLFSDLLRFDEHDRKKMVICGISAGFASVFGTPIAGSIFGVEVLFVGALLYDVLLPSFIAGIIAYQVSSSFGITYFHEAVSVIPVFSEGFLMKVLLAGLFFGMCSIFLIEILKWGEKISKRMHFWVPLKGVIGGAVLVPLTYLFSKRYLGLGLESVESSLRGEGIDWYAFLLKPIFTSVTLSFGGSGGIVTPIFFVGSTAGVTFAHLLNLNAATFAAIGLVSVLAGAANTPIAASIMAVELFGPAIAPYATLACVVSFLITGHRSVYPSQVLSISKSPSLQVELGKEIEEIQTTINYRKRGFIGRTLRLIKKIEETVDKIQGGSTSTSNKNTSRTSVDMNSPEEK from the coding sequence ATGACGAAATCAGTTACAGAATCGACAGTCCTTTTTCTAAGCATCATCAAGTGGGTATTTCTTGCAACGATAGCGGGTGTGATTGTCGGAGGAGCCGTAACGGTGTTCCTCAAAACTCTCACTTGGAGTACCGGGCTGGGCTCGCAACATCCTGACTTGTTCTGGCTTCTCCCAGTGTCACTCTTCTTAAGTGCGCTATTGGTCAAATACCTCGCCCCCGATGCGGAAGGGCACGGCACAGAGAAAGTGATCCAGGCCATTCACAAGCGAGCCGGGAAGATTCCTGTTGTTGTCGTTCCGGTGAAGCTTGTTGCCACAATAGTTACTCTTGCGACGGGAGGATCCGCTGGCAAGGAAGGTCCGTGTGCACAGATCGGCGCAGGTCTTACGTCTTTGTTTAGCGATCTCCTGAGGTTTGATGAACATGATCGCAAGAAGATGGTAATTTGTGGAATCAGCGCGGGCTTCGCCTCCGTCTTTGGAACCCCGATTGCGGGATCGATCTTTGGCGTCGAAGTATTGTTCGTGGGAGCCTTACTGTATGACGTTCTACTGCCATCGTTCATCGCCGGCATTATCGCTTATCAAGTCTCATCGTCATTCGGCATTACTTACTTCCACGAAGCGGTGAGTGTGATTCCGGTTTTCTCAGAAGGATTCTTGATGAAAGTCCTCCTTGCGGGGCTCTTCTTCGGCATGTGTTCGATCTTTCTTATTGAAATCCTTAAATGGGGAGAAAAGATTTCGAAACGAATGCACTTCTGGGTCCCGTTGAAAGGGGTGATAGGAGGTGCGGTTCTGGTTCCTCTGACGTATCTCTTTTCAAAGCGTTACCTCGGCCTCGGCCTTGAATCAGTCGAATCTAGTTTGCGGGGAGAAGGAATTGATTGGTACGCGTTCTTATTGAAGCCCATATTTACAAGTGTTACCCTGAGCTTCGGCGGAAGTGGCGGAATCGTCACGCCTATCTTCTTTGTCGGTTCAACTGCCGGTGTGACATTTGCCCATCTCTTGAATTTGAACGCTGCGACGTTCGCAGCGATCGGCCTCGTGAGCGTGCTCGCCGGCGCTGCCAATACCCCGATCGCAGCGAGCATTATGGCGGTAGAGTTATTTGGTCCAGCTATTGCACCTTACGCAACTCTCGCATGTGTTGTGAGCTTCCTGATCACCGGGCATCGAAGCGTATACCCCTCCCAGGTCCTGTCAATTTCCAAATCGCCATCGCTGCAAGTGGAACTGGGAAAAGAGATTGAGGAAATACAAACAACAATCAATTATAGAAAAAGAGGGTTTATTGGTAGAACACTCCGACTCATTAAGAAGATTGAAGAGACTGTCGATAAAATCCAGGGTGGTAGCACGTCAACCTCCAACAAGAATACGAGCAGAACTTCAGTCGATATGAACTCGCCGGAGGAGAAATGA
- a CDS encoding class I SAM-dependent methyltransferase, with amino-acid sequence MMNSCCTSSSLPGTNKFFSKSSKRYLKQFRKRGLAKEQRLLLEGMTLSPIAGKAILDIGCGIGGLHFSLLERGSSHATGIDVSEGMLGAAKSLSSELGYDGRTSYVLGDFMEMNGGIPVVDIVILDKVVCCYGDVDSLVGKSLDKTRNLYAISFPRPHRINRMMIGTATLFAKTFRRPFHPYWHDWNRMVGLIREKGFTQIYSGETLEWAVRVFERS; translated from the coding sequence ATGATGAACTCCTGTTGTACATCTTCCTCCCTTCCCGGGACGAACAAGTTCTTTTCCAAGTCGTCGAAGAGGTATCTCAAGCAGTTCCGAAAGCGCGGGCTCGCGAAAGAGCAGCGCCTTCTCCTGGAAGGGATGACGCTCTCCCCGATCGCCGGGAAGGCTATCCTCGATATCGGATGCGGCATCGGAGGTCTGCACTTCTCTCTGTTGGAACGGGGCTCTTCGCATGCGACCGGCATCGACGTCTCGGAAGGGATGTTAGGGGCGGCGAAGTCGCTTTCAAGCGAACTTGGATACGATGGCCGAACGAGCTATGTTCTCGGAGATTTCATGGAGATGAACGGAGGCATTCCGGTTGTTGACATCGTGATTCTCGACAAGGTTGTCTGCTGCTACGGGGACGTGGACTCCCTGGTCGGGAAATCACTCGACAAGACAAGAAATCTCTATGCAATCTCTTTTCCGAGGCCCCACCGGATCAACCGAATGATGATCGGGACCGCTACCCTTTTCGCAAAAACCTTCAGGCGGCCGTTTCATCCCTACTGGCATGATTGGAACCGGATGGTGGGGTTGATTCGGGAAAAAGGGTTTACGCAGATCTACTCGGGCGAGACTCTCGAGTGGGCCGTGAGAGTCTTCGAGCGATCCTGA
- a CDS encoding 5'-nucleotidase C-terminal domain-containing protein, translating into MKRLFQLLGGLLVVSVFAFSHGTTITLLHVNDTHSHLDAFGPKDANLNGMLGGIARAATVIGTVKATEPNVLLLHGGDVSVGDPFYNVYFGVPEYQLMLQLGFDAMAVGNHEFDFGPGPLNDVLTTAFGAGSFPLLSANLNMDEFPALKRWIQPSIMKTVGGVKIGIIGLTVPGNPTYNPAPVIVREDIVRIAQETADTLRKQGASVIILLSHCGIYLDKIVAANTTGIDFIVGAHDHFLFEQPVMITNALGKKVPIFQAGEFYKYVGELHFTVDNGTVTMDDYKILRVDSTVTPDPTIQAVIENLKAGIVAQYGDLYHTEVGRATHDLDKRFDPSSPLRDTPIGNLVTDAFHNRTKTDFAITALGLISEKLYAGPIVGADVFRSLAYGYDPQTGLGLHIATLKIRGSELVKGLEFGLSQLEISDDIFLQVSGMTYNYDPNRPLGSRVVRGSIKIGGRPFIAHAIYSATVSEGVVLLLGKIGITVEDVQILPDFEFTTLRDYIQRLETVNTVAEGRIWDNTVHAAKRSDLIAEGESSSNFPNPFNPTTTIRFTLPSKSYVSLKIYDVLGREVAALVQDELPAGTYAQQWNASLLPSGVYFYRLQAGGVSDVKKMSLIR; encoded by the coding sequence ATGAAACGATTGTTCCAGCTTCTTGGAGGTTTGCTCGTAGTTTCGGTCTTCGCCTTTTCTCACGGCACAACCATCACACTCCTGCACGTCAATGACACACATTCGCATCTCGACGCGTTCGGTCCCAAAGACGCAAACCTCAACGGGATGCTCGGCGGAATTGCAAGAGCGGCGACAGTCATCGGCACGGTGAAAGCCACCGAACCAAATGTACTGCTTCTGCACGGGGGAGATGTGTCCGTGGGCGATCCATTCTATAATGTGTACTTCGGTGTTCCGGAATATCAGCTCATGCTCCAGCTCGGATTCGACGCAATGGCCGTCGGCAACCACGAATTCGATTTCGGACCCGGTCCTCTCAACGATGTGCTCACGACCGCTTTCGGGGCAGGGTCGTTTCCCCTTCTCTCTGCAAACCTGAACATGGATGAATTCCCGGCGCTCAAGAGATGGATACAACCGTCAATCATGAAGACCGTCGGCGGCGTGAAGATCGGGATCATCGGATTGACGGTTCCGGGTAATCCAACCTACAATCCCGCCCCTGTCATTGTTCGCGAGGATATTGTTCGGATCGCCCAGGAGACCGCGGACACCCTTCGAAAACAGGGCGCCAGCGTAATCATCCTCCTGTCGCATTGCGGAATCTATCTCGACAAAATCGTTGCCGCAAACACCACGGGCATCGACTTCATCGTCGGCGCTCACGATCACTTTCTCTTCGAGCAGCCTGTGATGATCACCAATGCTCTGGGGAAGAAAGTCCCGATCTTTCAGGCAGGTGAGTTCTACAAATACGTTGGTGAATTGCATTTCACCGTCGACAACGGCACCGTGACGATGGATGACTATAAAATCCTGCGCGTGGATTCCACCGTCACACCCGACCCGACCATCCAGGCAGTCATAGAGAATTTGAAGGCGGGAATTGTCGCCCAGTACGGCGACCTCTACCACACAGAGGTAGGGAGAGCAACACACGACCTCGATAAGAGATTTGACCCCTCCAGCCCGCTCCGCGACACGCCGATCGGAAATCTGGTGACCGATGCATTTCACAACAGGACCAAAACGGACTTCGCCATCACGGCTCTCGGATTGATTTCCGAGAAACTCTATGCCGGTCCAATCGTCGGAGCCGATGTCTTCCGATCGCTGGCGTACGGGTACGATCCCCAGACCGGCCTGGGGCTCCATATCGCGACGCTGAAAATCAGAGGATCCGAATTGGTCAAGGGATTGGAATTCGGACTTTCGCAACTTGAGATTTCCGACGACATCTTCCTCCAGGTGTCAGGAATGACATACAACTACGACCCGAACCGACCGCTTGGAAGCCGTGTCGTCAGGGGGTCGATCAAGATCGGCGGCCGCCCGTTCATCGCCCACGCGATCTACTCGGCGACCGTGAGTGAGGGAGTCGTACTGCTCCTGGGGAAGATTGGGATCACAGTCGAAGATGTGCAGATTCTCCCGGACTTTGAGTTCACCACGCTGCGTGATTACATCCAAAGGCTTGAAACCGTGAACACTGTTGCCGAGGGCCGGATATGGGACAACACTGTACACGCGGCGAAAAGGAGCGATCTCATCGCGGAGGGTGAGTCGTCCTCCAATTTTCCGAACCCGTTCAATCCGACGACGACGATCAGGTTTACTCTTCCTTCGAAATCGTACGTATCGCTGAAAATCTATGACGTTCTGGGCCGGGAAGTCGCCGCTCTGGTTCAGGACGAGCTTCCTGCGGGAACCTACGCACAGCAATGGAATGCATCATTGTTGCCGAGCGGTGTCTACTTCTATCGTCTACAGGCCGGTGGGGTCTCAGATGTGAAGAAGATGTCACTGATCAGGTGA